A genome region from Labilibaculum antarcticum includes the following:
- a CDS encoding DUF3857 domain-containing protein, producing MNYLKTITFTLLLFILTTSNSRAENKKIKFGKVSKEELEMKVYDQDTSAVAVILYDSGASFFETEYINDNSNFICKFERHVRIKILKPEGFDFATFKIPLYHDSDGEEKIGALKAKTYNLDGKIVTDKLEKNSIFDEETSPNWKRVKFTMPNLKIGSVIEIKYQISSPFYHNFRAWQFQYSIPVIYSEYRTQIPSYFNYQKTTKGYYPITRRDDGGRRENFLIKYREMDQQSGSAKMIEHQYTLTPTSQVYIYLAENIPSFKTESHMLAKENYLTMIEFELQSYQFDGGAFHSYTSEWKDVKKKLNESYDFGSALKKDGFIKDILPDIIKDVKSEEEKTALIFQAVQNNIKWNEKKRLFCDKSLKNVWKEKSGNTAEVNLLLVAILRNAGIEANPVVLSTRQNGIIHPSHPTITQMNYVIACAQIEGQNYLMDATDPYCPIGILPFCCLNNKGRLITETNSEWIDLDPGKGSKISIMSNLCLTEGGTLKGKVTEAFYDYEGIDIRKKISNNTEGYTEKLESDYEDWNISEIEYKNLDDRNKPLQIKYSTEIENIANMEGERIYFNPILKYKTSENPFKLEQREYPVNFGHPIQENYILILELPTNYTLEEQPKSELIKLPENGGTYTYRVSKTANKIMIQYKLNISKSQYLPSEYEYLKEFYNQIITKENQVLVFKKIEPTAIK from the coding sequence ATGAATTATTTAAAGACAATCACCTTCACACTCCTCCTTTTTATTTTAACAACCAGTAACTCCCGGGCAGAAAACAAAAAAATAAAATTTGGAAAAGTGTCTAAGGAAGAACTGGAAATGAAAGTTTACGACCAAGACACCAGTGCTGTTGCAGTTATACTATATGACAGTGGAGCATCTTTTTTCGAAACAGAATACATAAACGATAACAGTAATTTTATTTGCAAGTTTGAACGTCATGTGAGAATAAAAATACTAAAACCTGAAGGTTTTGATTTTGCAACATTTAAAATCCCATTGTACCATGACAGTGATGGAGAAGAAAAGATAGGCGCACTAAAAGCAAAAACGTACAATTTAGATGGAAAAATCGTTACAGATAAGCTGGAGAAGAATTCTATTTTCGATGAAGAGACCTCTCCCAATTGGAAAAGAGTAAAATTCACTATGCCAAATTTAAAAATAGGTTCTGTAATAGAAATTAAGTATCAAATTTCATCACCATTCTATCACAATTTTAGAGCTTGGCAATTTCAATACAGCATTCCTGTTATCTATTCGGAATACCGCACACAAATCCCAAGTTATTTCAACTATCAAAAAACAACAAAAGGATATTACCCAATAACAAGAAGAGACGATGGAGGCAGAAGAGAAAATTTTCTTATAAAGTACCGGGAAATGGATCAACAATCGGGAAGTGCAAAAATGATTGAACATCAATATACACTGACACCAACTTCACAGGTCTATATTTACTTAGCCGAAAACATCCCATCTTTTAAAACAGAATCCCATATGCTGGCTAAGGAAAATTACCTTACCATGATTGAATTTGAATTACAATCGTATCAATTTGATGGAGGAGCATTCCACAGTTACACCTCCGAATGGAAGGATGTTAAGAAAAAACTAAATGAATCATACGATTTCGGTTCCGCCTTAAAAAAAGATGGATTTATTAAGGATATTCTACCCGATATAATTAAAGATGTAAAAAGTGAGGAAGAAAAAACAGCTTTAATTTTTCAGGCAGTACAGAATAACATCAAATGGAATGAAAAAAAACGCCTGTTTTGCGACAAAAGTTTAAAAAATGTATGGAAAGAAAAATCTGGGAATACAGCTGAAGTAAATTTATTACTAGTAGCCATATTGCGAAATGCTGGAATCGAGGCAAACCCTGTTGTGTTAAGTACCAGACAAAATGGAATTATCCATCCATCACATCCTACCATAACACAAATGAACTATGTTATTGCTTGTGCACAAATTGAAGGCCAAAATTATTTAATGGATGCAACAGATCCTTATTGTCCAATTGGTATTCTGCCATTTTGCTGTTTGAATAACAAGGGTCGATTAATCACCGAGACTAACTCCGAATGGATAGACCTTGATCCTGGCAAAGGATCAAAAATTTCTATTATGTCGAACCTTTGTTTAACTGAAGGAGGTACACTTAAAGGAAAAGTAACCGAAGCTTTTTATGACTATGAAGGAATAGACATCAGAAAAAAGATTTCAAATAACACAGAAGGGTATACCGAAAAACTTGAATCTGATTATGAGGATTGGAATATTTCGGAAATAGAATACAAAAATCTGGATGATAGAAATAAACCATTGCAAATAAAGTACTCAACAGAAATTGAAAATATTGCCAATATGGAAGGTGAAAGAATCTATTTTAATCCAATTTTAAAATACAAAACATCCGAGAACCCTTTTAAATTGGAACAAAGAGAATATCCTGTTAATTTTGGACACCCTATACAGGAAAATTACATACTGATTCTTGAACTTCCAACCAACTACACTCTTGAAGAACAACCAAAATCTGAACTTATTAAACTCCCGGAAAATGGTGGAACATACACTTACAGGGTTAGCAAAACAGCTAACAAGATAATGATCCAGTACAAATTAAATATTAGTAAATCACAATATCTACCTTCAGAATATGAATATTTGAAAGAATTCTACAACCAAATTATTACCAAGGAAAACCAAGTTTTGGTGTTTAAAAAAATCGAACCGACTGCAATAAAATAA
- the prfA gene encoding peptide chain release factor 1 — protein sequence MSSNLLLDKLEGVLIRFKEVGQLITDPEVMGDMKRYIKLSKEYKELEAVSEAAKEFRSALDTIAESKEILSNESDEELREMAKMELEELEIRIPELEEEIKLLLIPADPEDSKNAILEVRAGAGGDEASIFAGELARMYTKFCETKGWKVSISSFSEGTSGGYKEIVMNVTGNGVYGILKYESGVHRVQRVPQTETQGRVHTSAASVAVLPEAEEFDIDVKDSDIRKDTYCSSGPGGQSVNTTYSAIRLTHNPTGIVVTCQDQKSQIKNLAKAMIELRSRIYALEHQKYLDVISSKRKTMVSTGDRSAKIRTYNFPQGRVTDHRINFTMYNLSATMDGDIQEVIDKLQIEENSERLKESGL from the coding sequence ATGAGCAGTAATTTGTTACTTGATAAATTAGAAGGTGTCTTAATCCGTTTCAAGGAGGTTGGTCAATTGATTACCGATCCAGAGGTGATGGGCGATATGAAAAGGTACATAAAGCTTAGTAAAGAATATAAGGAATTAGAAGCTGTTTCTGAAGCGGCTAAGGAATTCCGAAGTGCATTAGATACAATTGCTGAATCGAAGGAAATTTTAAGTAACGAGTCGGATGAGGAGTTACGCGAGATGGCAAAAATGGAATTGGAAGAATTAGAAATAAGAATTCCAGAGTTGGAAGAAGAAATAAAATTACTTCTGATACCTGCTGATCCGGAAGATTCTAAAAATGCAATTCTTGAAGTTCGCGCCGGTGCCGGTGGTGATGAAGCTAGTATTTTTGCTGGCGAATTAGCCAGAATGTACACGAAGTTTTGCGAGACTAAAGGTTGGAAGGTTTCAATTTCAAGTTTTAGCGAAGGTACTTCGGGTGGATATAAGGAGATTGTAATGAACGTAACAGGAAACGGTGTTTACGGGATTTTAAAATATGAATCGGGCGTGCATCGTGTGCAAAGGGTTCCACAAACAGAAACACAAGGTCGTGTTCATACCAGTGCCGCTTCGGTTGCTGTTCTTCCTGAAGCGGAAGAGTTTGATATCGATGTGAAGGATAGTGATATTCGTAAAGATACCTATTGTTCGTCGGGTCCTGGAGGACAGTCGGTGAATACAACCTATTCTGCTATTCGTTTAACTCACAATCCAACAGGTATTGTCGTTACATGTCAGGATCAGAAATCGCAGATTAAAAATTTAGCCAAAGCAATGATCGAATTACGTTCTCGTATTTATGCATTGGAACATCAGAAATATTTGGATGTGATTTCATCCAAGCGTAAAACAATGGTTTCGACCGGAGATAGATCAGCAAAAATTCGCACATACAATTTTCCGCAAGGAAGGGTGACTGATCATCGTATTAATTTCACCATGTATAATCTGTCTGCGACTATGGATGGCGATATTCAGGAAGTAATTGACAAACTTCAAATTGAAGAAAATTCAGAACGACTTAAAGAAAGTGGTTTGTAA
- the pyrF gene encoding orotidine-5'-phosphate decarboxylase yields the protein MNYQALFEQIKKKKSFLCVGLDSDVKKIPSHLLKTEDPVFEFNKAIVDATAEFTVAYKPNIAFYECLGAKGWISLEKTANYIKEKYPEVFLIADAKRGDIGNTSKMYASAFLENMPFDSITVAPYMGEDSVTPFLEYDNKWVILLALTSNKGAFDLQFFEQNNQRLFERVLEKSQEWGTKENMMYVVGATKAEMLGDIRKIAPDHFLLVPGVGAQGGSLQEVAKYGMNSACGLLVNSSRGIIFADSSEKFAEVAKEESKKLQEEMEQLLKEKSLI from the coding sequence ATGAACTATCAAGCATTATTCGAGCAAATTAAGAAAAAGAAGAGTTTCCTTTGTGTGGGTTTGGATAGTGATGTGAAGAAAATCCCTTCTCATCTTTTGAAAACTGAAGATCCTGTTTTTGAATTTAATAAAGCAATTGTTGATGCTACCGCAGAATTTACGGTAGCTTACAAGCCCAATATTGCATTTTATGAATGTTTGGGGGCTAAAGGATGGATTAGTCTTGAGAAGACAGCGAATTATATCAAAGAGAAATATCCCGAGGTATTTTTGATTGCTGATGCAAAAAGAGGTGATATTGGGAATACTTCTAAGATGTATGCAAGTGCTTTTCTGGAAAATATGCCTTTCGACTCAATTACGGTGGCTCCTTATATGGGCGAAGATTCAGTTACTCCATTTCTCGAGTACGATAATAAATGGGTAATTCTTTTGGCATTAACATCTAATAAAGGAGCTTTCGATTTGCAGTTTTTCGAGCAGAACAATCAGAGATTGTTTGAAAGGGTTCTTGAAAAATCTCAGGAATGGGGTACAAAAGAAAATATGATGTATGTGGTTGGAGCGACTAAAGCTGAAATGTTAGGAGATATTCGAAAAATTGCTCCAGATCATTTCTTATTGGTGCCAGGTGTCGGTGCTCAGGGCGGAAGCTTGCAAGAGGTTGCAAAATATGGAATGAATAGTGCTTGCGGACTATTAGTTAATTCTTCGCGAGGAATTATATTTGCTGATTCTTCTGAAAAATTTGCAGAGGTAGCTAAGGAGGAATCTAAAAAATTGCAAGAAGAAATGGAACAACTATTAAAAGAGAAATCTTTGATATAG
- a CDS encoding DUF2851 family protein, producing MNEDFLQFIWKQNLFSKANLFSTKGNAIDILDVGKQNFDAGPDFFDARIKIDNVLWAGNVEIHLKSSLWYSHSHDEDSAYDNVILHVVLEDDSSVVLENERAIPCLEMSFTPGLLDNYRNLMSSVKWIPCFDEISTIQSFFVRNWLDRMLLERLERKSNEIKDILEQNNNSWEETFYQVLARYFGMKVNADPFQQLARSIPMKFLARQKNSLHQLEALLFGQSGLFEKFNCEDEYLDGLKLEYEFLANKYQLKPLTPGRWKWLRLRPSNFPTIRIAQFASLVHNSQSLFSQILSADSIAEVTNLLNCQASDYWTTHYQFGLETNEKLKVFGQSSIDGLIINCVVPVLFLYGRMNDSQKWKDRACDMLEELPAEKNSITKKWKECGVDVKSAYHSQALLQLKSNYCDSSNCLKCEFGNRIIRSVSADLSL from the coding sequence ATGAATGAAGATTTCTTGCAGTTCATCTGGAAACAGAATCTGTTTTCTAAAGCAAACCTTTTCTCTACAAAAGGAAATGCAATTGATATTCTTGATGTTGGAAAGCAAAATTTCGATGCCGGACCCGATTTTTTTGATGCAAGAATTAAGATTGATAATGTGCTCTGGGCAGGAAATGTTGAAATTCATCTGAAATCTTCACTCTGGTATTCTCATTCTCATGATGAGGATTCAGCGTATGATAATGTAATATTGCATGTTGTTTTGGAGGACGATTCATCTGTTGTCTTGGAAAATGAACGGGCGATTCCTTGTTTAGAAATGAGCTTCACTCCTGGCTTACTCGATAATTATAGGAACCTGATGTCATCCGTAAAGTGGATTCCCTGCTTTGATGAAATTAGCACAATCCAAAGTTTTTTCGTCCGAAATTGGTTAGACAGGATGCTTTTAGAACGTTTGGAACGAAAGTCGAATGAAATAAAAGATATTTTAGAGCAAAACAACAATTCTTGGGAGGAAACATTTTATCAGGTGTTAGCACGATATTTTGGAATGAAAGTGAATGCAGATCCCTTTCAACAATTAGCCAGATCCATTCCGATGAAGTTTTTGGCCCGACAAAAGAATTCTCTTCATCAGTTGGAAGCATTGTTGTTTGGTCAGTCCGGATTATTTGAAAAGTTTAATTGTGAGGATGAGTATCTCGACGGGTTGAAACTTGAATATGAATTCTTGGCTAATAAATATCAATTGAAACCATTGACTCCTGGACGATGGAAGTGGTTGCGCTTACGGCCATCAAATTTTCCAACAATACGAATTGCGCAATTTGCCTCCTTGGTGCATAATTCTCAGTCTTTATTTTCACAAATTCTTAGTGCTGATTCAATTGCGGAAGTTACGAATTTATTGAATTGTCAGGCGTCTGACTATTGGACAACTCATTATCAATTTGGATTGGAAACGAATGAAAAGTTAAAAGTTTTTGGGCAAAGTAGTATTGACGGTTTGATTATTAACTGTGTGGTGCCTGTTCTGTTTCTTTATGGAAGAATGAATGATTCTCAGAAATGGAAGGATCGGGCATGTGATATGCTGGAGGAATTACCGGCTGAGAAAAATTCAATAACCAAAAAATGGAAAGAGTGTGGTGTTGATGTGAAATCAGCTTATCATTCTCAAGCTTTACTTCAGTTAAAATCAAATTATTGCGATTCGTCTAATTGTTTGAAGTGTGAATTTGGAAATAGAATTATACGTAGTGTTAGTGCTGATTTATCTTTGTGA
- a CDS encoding potassium channel family protein, translated as MNKQKIWEENMRTLSIAMSFLILAIMLGTVGYMFLNNAYSFIDALYMTVITITTVGFTEVHPMTDAGKLFTIFLIFVSFGIFGYLASAVTRFILDGVFRRNLKDYRIVRSIEKLSGHVIVCGFGRNGKQACIELIAHGEKVVVVDSVESSIDRIRLIPELLFVQGDATQEDVLNMANISSAKALITAIPNDAENVYVVLTAREMNSTIKIISRSEMSQSDNKLKRAGANNVIMPDRLGGQQMAKLVAQPDIVEFLDNILLQSTKGVKLEEVSCKSLANCFVGKSIRELNVRDKSGANIIGLKDEGGSYVYNPSPEIVLDKCFHLFVLGNKEQVFNLKQLLIKGI; from the coding sequence ATGAATAAACAGAAAATTTGGGAGGAAAACATGCGTACATTAAGTATCGCAATGTCATTTCTTATATTGGCAATCATGCTTGGTACAGTTGGCTACATGTTTTTGAATAATGCCTACTCTTTTATTGATGCCTTGTATATGACTGTGATTACAATCACAACGGTCGGATTTACCGAAGTGCATCCAATGACAGATGCCGGGAAGCTTTTTACGATATTTCTAATTTTTGTCAGTTTTGGAATATTTGGTTATTTAGCTTCCGCAGTAACGCGATTTATATTAGATGGAGTTTTTCGTAGAAATTTAAAAGACTATAGGATTGTGAGAAGTATAGAAAAGTTAAGTGGACACGTTATTGTCTGTGGTTTTGGAAGAAATGGGAAGCAGGCGTGCATTGAATTAATTGCACATGGAGAGAAAGTTGTTGTTGTTGATTCTGTAGAAAGCTCTATCGATAGAATTCGTTTGATTCCTGAACTTTTGTTTGTACAGGGTGATGCGACTCAAGAGGACGTGTTGAATATGGCGAATATATCCTCTGCAAAAGCATTGATAACTGCTATCCCAAATGATGCGGAGAATGTATATGTTGTGCTTACTGCTCGAGAAATGAATTCGACAATTAAGATTATTTCTCGATCAGAGATGAGTCAATCCGATAATAAATTAAAAAGAGCAGGGGCTAATAATGTAATTATGCCCGATCGGTTAGGAGGTCAGCAAATGGCAAAACTAGTTGCGCAACCGGATATTGTTGAATTTTTGGATAATATTTTACTCCAATCTACAAAGGGAGTCAAATTAGAAGAAGTTAGTTGTAAAAGCCTAGCGAATTGCTTTGTTGGTAAATCCATTCGTGAGTTAAATGTAAGAGATAAATCAGGGGCTAATATAATAGGCTTGAAAGATGAAGGTGGGTCGTATGTGTATAATCCATCTCCTGAAATAGTTCTAGATAAATGTTTTCATCTATTTGTTCTTGGAAATAAGGAGCAAGTTTTCAATTTAAAGCAACTATTAATAAAGGGTATATAA
- the kdsB gene encoding 3-deoxy-manno-octulosonate cytidylyltransferase: MKFLGVIPARYASTRFPGKPLADINGKPMIQKVYEQALKALEHVYVATDDKRIEEAVKSFGGKVIMTSPNHQSGTDRIAEAAKLITQKLTIDFDVVINIQGDEPFIQPEQINSLKSCFNNPSTEIATLIKKITNSDEIFDPNKVKVVTAKDNRALYFSRSPIPFVRAENQEKWINKNSFFKHIGMYAYRFDTLMRITQLEQGDLELSESLEQLRWLENGYWIQTEITEHESIGIDTPEDLMRVKEMGLL, encoded by the coding sequence ATGAAATTCTTAGGAGTTATACCAGCACGATACGCATCCACAAGGTTCCCAGGTAAACCTTTAGCCGATATTAACGGCAAACCAATGATTCAAAAAGTATACGAACAAGCTCTTAAAGCGCTTGAGCATGTTTATGTAGCCACCGATGATAAAAGGATTGAAGAAGCTGTAAAAAGCTTCGGAGGAAAGGTAATCATGACCTCTCCAAATCATCAAAGTGGTACCGATCGTATTGCTGAAGCTGCTAAATTGATCACTCAAAAATTAACGATTGATTTCGATGTGGTGATTAATATTCAAGGTGATGAGCCTTTTATTCAACCAGAACAAATTAATTCATTAAAATCGTGTTTTAACAATCCATCTACAGAAATTGCCACATTAATAAAGAAAATTACCAATTCTGATGAGATTTTTGATCCCAATAAAGTAAAGGTAGTAACCGCTAAAGATAATCGCGCCTTGTATTTCAGCCGGTCACCAATTCCTTTTGTACGAGCTGAAAATCAGGAGAAGTGGATAAATAAAAACTCATTCTTTAAACATATTGGAATGTATGCCTATCGATTCGATACTTTAATGAGGATCACTCAACTAGAGCAAGGTGATTTAGAATTATCAGAATCTTTAGAACAATTGCGTTGGCTCGAGAATGGGTACTGGATACAAACCGAAATAACAGAACATGAATCAATAGGTATAGACACTCCTGAAGATTTAATGAGAGTAAAGGAAATGGGACTTTTATAG
- a CDS encoding sensor histidine kinase, with amino-acid sequence MSINLKNLKESNEFLNILFDNITSALFILDKNARVENMNESFSLLFQKREETIIGNLCGNALGCKFAVEENALCGETSHCLNCILKKDILQTMSEKVPTNKRKLSRDFYSDIQKQTKHFLYSTRYIQYYGKEYILVIVDDHTELESHKKKLEEQNNTLQILNEQKSKFLGIAAHDLRNPIGAIQSFSTLILDSYNDFSDDDKIEFLQLIKDSSQFSLNLINELLDISKIELGKLELDKQEQDIKTLVINTIKINQIFAKKKNIKINFRSNDAIGLISIDKNKIEQVLHNLLSNAIKYSNPQTTVSVSIIKNMSTIKISVSDEGVGIPEEEVKKLFTEFGTTSAKTTANETSTGLGLAIAKKIVTCHGGEIIATSKLGEGSEFLFTLPLN; translated from the coding sequence ATGTCAATCAATCTCAAAAACCTCAAAGAATCAAATGAATTCTTAAATATTTTATTCGATAATATTACATCAGCCTTATTTATTTTGGATAAGAATGCGCGTGTTGAGAATATGAATGAATCTTTTTCACTGCTCTTTCAAAAACGGGAAGAAACCATTATTGGAAATTTATGCGGCAATGCTTTAGGTTGTAAGTTCGCCGTTGAAGAAAATGCATTGTGCGGAGAAACTTCTCATTGCCTAAATTGCATCCTCAAAAAAGACATTTTACAAACCATGTCTGAAAAAGTCCCTACTAACAAAAGAAAACTATCCAGAGATTTCTATTCTGACATACAAAAACAAACCAAACATTTTTTGTATTCAACAAGGTATATTCAATACTATGGCAAAGAGTACATTTTAGTAATTGTTGATGATCATACTGAATTGGAATCACATAAGAAAAAGCTTGAAGAGCAAAACAATACACTACAGATTCTTAACGAACAAAAATCAAAATTTTTAGGAATTGCGGCTCACGATCTTAGAAATCCGATTGGAGCTATTCAGTCCTTTTCTACTTTAATTCTAGATTCTTATAATGATTTCTCTGATGACGATAAAATTGAATTTCTACAATTAATTAAAGATAGTAGTCAATTTTCATTAAATCTAATTAATGAATTATTAGATATTTCAAAAATTGAATTGGGAAAACTTGAATTGGATAAACAGGAGCAAGACATTAAAACCCTTGTAATAAATACAATAAAAATCAACCAGATATTCGCGAAGAAAAAGAATATTAAAATCAATTTCCGTTCAAATGATGCTATAGGTTTAATTTCCATTGATAAAAATAAGATAGAGCAAGTTTTGCACAATCTATTAAGCAACGCAATTAAATATTCCAATCCTCAAACGACAGTTTCTGTAAGCATTATTAAAAATATGTCCACTATAAAAATTTCGGTGAGTGATGAAGGCGTAGGCATTCCGGAAGAAGAAGTGAAAAAATTATTTACAGAATTTGGAACAACCAGTGCTAAAACAACAGCAAACGAAACCAGTACTGGTTTAGGATTAGCCATAGCTAAGAAAATTGTGACTTGTCATGGTGGTGAAATAATCGCGACTAGCAAATTGGGAGAAGGTTCTGAATTTTTGTTTACTTTGCCTTTAAATTAA